CGGGTTCGGCCTCTCGCTCGGTATCATTCTGGGGCTGGTCAACTTCAGTCTGGGTAACGGCCTGGGCATCTCCCTAGGGATTGCCGGCGGCCCGCTGATTGTGGCCCTGCTGCTCGGCCACTTCGGGCGCCTGGGCCCCATCGTGGGTTACATCCCGCGCCCCACCCGACTTCTTTTGCAGGACCTGGGCCTGGTCTTCTTCCTGGCTGACGCCGGCATCAAGGGCGGCGCGGACCTGGTCACCACCGTAGCCACGCACGGCGCGGCCGTGTTCATCATGGGCGTCATCGTCACCTGCTCCGGCATGTTCGCCGGTTACTTCGTGGGCATGAAGGTCTTCAAGATGAACATCCTGGAATGCCTGGGCGGCATCTGCGGTGGCATGACCTCCACCCCGGCCCTGGGCGCCATCGCCAGCAAGACGGACTCCCAGGCTCCCGTGGTCAGCTACGCCACCGCCTACCCCGTGGCCCTCATCCTGATGACTATCATCGCGAAAGTCATCATCCAGACCATCGGCGGCGTGGTGGGCGTTTAGCCCAAGGCGCAAACTTCACCACCCGGAAAGACCGCGTCTCCGGCGGTTCTCTCCGGGCGCCATGCTTCACGGAAAAAGGAATATCGATTGCGGATCAGCGCCGTTTACCTCCTTGCCACCAGCCGGAAGTTTAAGACCCCGTTTCCGTCACTTCCATGCAGACGGACTGGAAGGCATTTTTCCAGTTGATGCGGATTCCGAAGTCCATCAGAAAATCACCACCAAGCACCCGTTCATGGACGTTGGCCAGGGGGCCGTTTTCATCCAGGTTGATCTCCCTGACCAGGTATCTGGCGGCAGGATTCAAGCCTTTCAGGCGCAGGGGCGGCGGGGAATCCGCCAGCCATTTGTCCATTAGCCAGGCGAAGACGACGGCCCTTTTTTCATGCACGTACATCAGGGAGGCCACCCGGCTTTCATACGGGGAAGATAGTCGGTACAGGTCCCCGAACTGGACCACGGGGCGGATGCGCTTATATTCCGCCAGCGCCCGTTTGGAAAATTCCACTTCCTCCTTCGTCATGTCACAGGGCTGAAGCTCGAATCCCAGACGGCCCGACATGGCGACGTCAAAACGGAATTTGAGCGGCGTGACGCGCTTCGTCTGATGGTTGGGGGAGGCCGTCACATGGGCGGCCATGGTAATGGCCGGGAACAAATGGCCTATGCCCCACTGCATGAACACGCGTTCACAGGCGTCCGTATTGTCGGACGTCCAGAATTCATGATGCCTCCGCATGGTCCCGTAGTCGGCGCGGCCTCCGCCGGAGGAGCAGGCCTGAAACGTCACGTCCGGAAATTCCGCCGCCAGCGCATCAAGAATGGCTTCATAGCCGCGCACGTAGTCAATGGACAGGTTCCCCTGATGGCTGGCGTCCAGCCAGGGGGAGCCGGGATCGGAAATCTTGCGGTTGCAGTCCCATTTCACGTAGGAAATGCCCGGATGTCCTCCCAACAGTTTCCGCATGGCTTCAAGAATGTATGCGCGCACGTCCGGATTGCTCAAATCCAGCAGGTACTGGCTGCGTTCCAGCCTGTTTTCCCGGTGCGGAAGGCCGATGACCCATTCCGGATGCTTCTGATAAAGTTCCGAGCAGGGGTTCACCATTTCCGGCTCCACCCAGATGCCGAAGCGTATCCCCAGCTTTTCCGCCTGGCGGATCAGGCCTTCCAGCCCATGGGGCAGTTTAGCACGGTTTACCTGCCAGTCCCCCAGACCGGCCCGGGCGTCATTGCGCGGGAATTGTCCGCCAAACCAGCCGTCATCCAGCACGAAAAGCTCTATTCCCAAGTCCGCCGCACGTTTCATCATGCCGTGCAGCACTTTTTCCGTGAAGGTAAAGTACACTCCCTCCCATGAGTTCAGCAAGGTCAGCCGCTCCGTGCCGCCGCTGCGCAGGCCGTAGCGTCGCGCCCAGCGGTGGATGCGCCGGGAGGCTTCCCCCTTGCCGTTTCCACTGTGCGCCAGAATGAGGGGAGGCGTTTCAAACACTCCGCCGCCGTCCAGCAGATAGGGAGCGGGGGCCACGTCCAGCCCCGCTCCCGCAAAGAGGTAGTGATACGGGCTGTGGCGGAACCATATCCGGTAGTTGCCGGGCCACGCCAGCGCTCCCAGCACCACTTCCCCGGAGTCCTCCCGCGCCGGACCATCCAGGGAGATGACGAAGCCGGGGCTTCCCTCCTGGGCGGCGCGGGTTCCGGTGCCGGAAACCAGGGCAAGTTCATGCCCCCGCGCCACTTCCTCCTCGCTCATCAGGGATTCCCCGCCCCATGTGCCGCGGAAGCTGGTGACAAAGTAACGTTCCGCTCGCAAATTCAGTTGCGCGGACGCCGCGCGGTGCAGGCGGATGCCTTCCCTCCCCTCGTTCCGTATCACCGCCCATTGAAGGAAGGCGTCCGATTCCCGGTGGGAGCGAACATGAATTTCCACCCGCACGGGGTAGGAAGGGTCTTTCCCATAGAAGACGGCTTCTTCCCGGTCGTCATCCAGTTCCAGCACTTCCCATCCCTGGCATTCCAGGCGCAGAGAAAGAGTTCCGTCCGCCTGGGTCGCGCAAATGCAGTATTCATCCGACGCATTGGGAAGCCCCGTCACGGAGTCCGCCAGGGCGGAATACAGAAGAGGCGCATCCGCGGCGCTTTCCAGGGCATCCTCCGGTTCACGCAGCCGCGGTCCGTAATAGGCGCGGCGCACGCGGCCCTGTTCATCCCTGAACAGGATCATCTGGGAGGAACGGGTCAGCAAATGAACGGAATCCGGAGTCATGGTCGGCAAATGGGGAAAGGGTAGGTCATTTTTTCCGGGCAGGCGCACGGCCGCCCCTGCCTTGTCCATTAATCCCTGCCCCGGACAGGGAAGTCAATGGCAAAATGGCAGGAGAGCCCGGGCGTTTCTCCTACTTTTTCCACAAACGGGAGGAAGGCCGGAATTTCATGGTGCTTGATTCATGCACAAACAGTTTGCTGCCGTTTTCCGGATGGCGTACCACGCGGGCACGCCGCCGCTTGATGCTGAACGAACCAAAGCCGCGGAATTTGACCAGTGAGCGCCTCAGGACCGACCGGGCAATCGTGTCCAGCACCGCGTCCAGCGCACGTTCCGCCTGCCTGGGGGTAACGCCGTCCCCCAGCTCCCGCTGAAGTTCCCTGACGAATTGTGTTTTATTCATAGGCCGCCCAGCATGATATGCCCCGTTCTCCCGGTAAAGCGGAGAAGGGGCGCAGGCATTCCTGCCACCAGCCCCATACGGGGATGCCCTTCCGTTCCGGGCTGCAAGTTTCATCCTTGCCCCCCTCCGGCGGACCCATTAAGGTTCAGGGAAGATGCCTTCCCCCGCCGCCGATGCTCCATTCCCGGAACGAGCTTTCAACGTGACCGCGTTGAAATGGAATACCTGCGCCTGGCTTCTGCTGCCCGTCCTGGTGTTCATGGCCTGGTGGATGCACTGGTATGTCTCTATCCCCCTCGCGGCCCTGATGGCCGCGGGACTGGCTCCCGGAAGGCGCAAGGAACTACCGGAAAGGGAATCCCTCCCCTCTTTTCCCCTGTTCAACCGATCCTCGTTTCTTGTCCTGGGCGCATTCATCGCCCTGATGGTCCTGTCCGGATGGGGGGAATGGGTCAATCAGCACCCGGACCACATCGTCAGGAACGCCTGCCTTCGTGAATTGGTCGCCAGCCCGTGGCCCGTCGTTTTTCCGGACGGAGACGTCTTGATCTACAACACAGGGTTCTGGCTGGTTCCGGCCCTGGCAGGCAAAGTGGCTGGGCTGGAAGTTGCCCGGGCATTTGTCGTGCTGTGGGGTGCATGGGGCCTGTTTCTTGCCTGGCTGTGGCTCTGCGTTTTCTCCGGCCGCCGTTCCCTGCTGCTCGCCCTGCTGATGGTAATGTTCGGCTCCCTTCTGAATTTCCAATGCTGGCTGGGGCTGGATCTGTTCCGCCTGCATTACTTCGGCACGGCGGAACAGGTCATGTGCAGCGCAAACGCCTCCATCCCTGTCATGCTTTTTTTCATCTTCCTGGCTTCGGGACGCATGCCCCCGCACTGGATGCCCCTTTTGTTCGCGGCCACGGCCTTTTATTCTCCCCTCGCGGCTCTAGGGGGGCTGCCCCTGGCGGTCTGCCAGTGGCTCCGGCAATGGAAAGGCAGCCGCTCCCCCCGGCGCAGCCTGCTTCATCCCTCCTTTCCGGCAGCCGTCATGCTGGGGGCGTGCTTCCTTCTTTATTATGCGGCGGTAAACGCGCCGTCCTCCCATATGGGCTGGCGGCCTTTTTATACGCGGCCGGGGGATTTTCTGCTGGCAGGGACCTCCTTCCTGCTGTACGCCCTGTTCTGCTGGCGGGATTTCCGGCGGAATTCCCTCTTTATCTGTACGCTGGCAACCGGACTGCTGCTGCCCTTCTTTTACGTCAACGGAGACGTCAACGACCTGCTCTGCAAGGGGAGCGTTCCGGCGATGGCCTGCCTGCTCGCCTTTCTGGCCTTCACCTGGGCGCGGCATCCCCGTCTCCGGATATGGATATGGCTTCTGCTGGCGCTCGGATTGGCGCCCCGGTTCAATGTTCCCTATTACTGCTGTTCTTCCAGCGCCCTCCAGGCATTTCTGACGCCTTGCGCCTCATGCACGGAGCCTTCCTCCTTTCCCTGCCGGGAATGGCGGCAGCTCACCTATGCGCCGCAGGCACGCCACCAGGATGAATGGGGCCGCACCATGCACCACCCCGGACACCGGTGGCATCCCTATTATTCCGGCACGCCGCGCCCATGGTTGCGCTTCATTTACCGTTTTTGACGTAAAGAAAACAGTTGCGGGAAAAACGCCCGGGAAATGAACATTCCGGATTCACTCCTTTCTTCATGGGAGGGGTCCGAATGCTCAGGCGGTCTTTTGACCTTCCTTCTGGAAGTTTTTCCAGCATTCCT
This portion of the Akkermansia massiliensis genome encodes:
- a CDS encoding alpha-galactosidase, with product MTPDSVHLLTRSSQMILFRDEQGRVRRAYYGPRLREPEDALESAADAPLLYSALADSVTGLPNASDEYCICATQADGTLSLRLECQGWEVLELDDDREEAVFYGKDPSYPVRVEIHVRSHRESDAFLQWAVIRNEGREGIRLHRAASAQLNLRAERYFVTSFRGTWGGESLMSEEEVARGHELALVSGTGTRAAQEGSPGFVISLDGPAREDSGEVVLGALAWPGNYRIWFRHSPYHYLFAGAGLDVAPAPYLLDGGGVFETPPLILAHSGNGKGEASRRIHRWARRYGLRSGGTERLTLLNSWEGVYFTFTEKVLHGMMKRAADLGIELFVLDDGWFGGQFPRNDARAGLGDWQVNRAKLPHGLEGLIRQAEKLGIRFGIWVEPEMVNPCSELYQKHPEWVIGLPHRENRLERSQYLLDLSNPDVRAYILEAMRKLLGGHPGISYVKWDCNRKISDPGSPWLDASHQGNLSIDYVRGYEAILDALAAEFPDVTFQACSSGGGRADYGTMRRHHEFWTSDNTDACERVFMQWGIGHLFPAITMAAHVTASPNHQTKRVTPLKFRFDVAMSGRLGFELQPCDMTKEEVEFSKRALAEYKRIRPVVQFGDLYRLSSPYESRVASLMYVHEKRAVVFAWLMDKWLADSPPPLRLKGLNPAARYLVREINLDENGPLANVHERVLGGDFLMDFGIRINWKNAFQSVCMEVTETGS
- a CDS encoding HU family DNA-binding protein, encoding MNKTQFVRELQRELGDGVTPRQAERALDAVLDTIARSVLRRSLVKFRGFGSFSIKRRRARVVRHPENGSKLFVHESSTMKFRPSSRLWKK